The following coding sequences lie in one Arachis ipaensis cultivar K30076 chromosome B03, Araip1.1, whole genome shotgun sequence genomic window:
- the LOC107632461 gene encoding subtilisin-like protease SBT4.3 isoform X1, which produces MTKPAESLFFTLLFTISLLMHAQSSYKQIYIVYMGEKKNNNWDEFSTQSLHHSMLLEVHESIDAAKESLIYSYGRSFNGFAAMLSEEEAAIIYDMEEVVSVFPNLGLELQTTRSWDFMGFTDDASKLTPPFDGRNIIIGMFDTGIWPESESFNDEGLGPPPKKWRGKCQTEHNFTCNNKIIGARYYQSFGLEDQFKSARDESGHGSHAASIAAGREVVGANYFGLAKGTAKGGSPNARVAVYKVCWNMACYAADILAAFDDAIADGVDIISASFAGYLQSRFLFNPVAIGSFHAVKNGILTIAAAGNQGPQRGGLANHPPWILTVAASTIYRKFVTPLVLGNGDVITANSINTYNVKNISYPLILGGDATNFSANYIPRESSLCFPGSLNSKRVKGKIVLCENSEGGAGVEMATGAGVIAPNRPQQNYAENYLFQTASISNKEISKVSQYIKSSNLCSKPKANIMFSETMEDKDAPYVASFSSRGPNIFNHDILKPDLCAPGVNILGAWSPIASPSMFSGTEDLRSVEYNIISGTSVSCPHVTGAAAYVKATHPTWSPAAIKSALMTTANPMDPKMHEYEKEFAYGSGHVRPLYAVDPGLVFNATKEDYSDFFCKEGPRNGCKSSKALKPWDLNYPSLSLAVKDGNAIKGNFVRAVTNVGMPKSTYDVIIDVPNILKVKVEPSTLAFSKVGEEKFFYVEVTGPRISQVPIISGSITWVHLNHIVRIPIVVYTILPWNSEVHH; this is translated from the exons ATGACTAAGCCAGCAGAGTCACTTTTTTTCACTCTCTTGTTCACAATTTCATTGCTGATGCATGCACAGTCTTCTTACAAACAG ATATATATTGTGTATATGGgggagaagaagaataataactGGGATGAATTCTCCACACAATCATTGCATCATTCCATGCTATTAGAGGTTCATGAAAG CATTGATGCAGCAAAGGAGTCATTGATTTACAGTTATGGAAGAAGCTTTAATGGGTTTGCAGCTATGctatctgaagaagaagctgctATAATTTATG ATATGGAAGAGGTAGTGTCAGTTTTTCCAAACCTAGGATTGGAGCTTCAAACAACAAGATCATGGGATTTCATGGGATTCACTGATGATGCATCCAAGCTTACACCTCCTTTTGATGGAAGAAACATCATCATTGGAATGTTTGACACAG GAATTTGGCCTGAATCCGAAAGCTTTAATGATGAAGGACTAGGTCCACCACCTAAAAAATGGAGAGGAAAGTGCCAAACAGAACATAACTTCACCTGCAATAA TAAGATCATTGGAGCCCGGTATTATCAGAGCTTTGGTCTTGAAGACCAATTTAAATCAGCAAGAGATGAATCTGGCCATGGAAGCCATGCTGCATCAATTGCGGCCGGAAGAGAGGTTGTGGGAGCCAATTACTTTGGCCTAGCTAAGGGAACTGCAAAGGGTGGATCACCTAATGCCAGAGTTGCTGTTTACAAAGTGTGTTGGAACATGGCATGCTATGCTGCAGATATCTTAGCTGCTTTTGATGATGCAATTGCGGATGGGGTCGACATTATATCGGCCTCATTTGCAGGATACTTGCAGTCGAGGTTCTTGTTCAATCCAGTAGCAATTGGATCCTTTCATGCTGTGAAGAATGGAATATTAACCATAGCAGCTGCTGGTAATCAAGGTCCACAAAGAGGAGGTTTAGCTAATCACCCTCCTTGGATACTAACTGTTGCAGCTAGCACCATTTACAGAAAATTTGTGACACCTTTGGTTCTAGGAAATGGAGATGTAATCACA GCAAATTCTATCAATACTTACAATGTTAAGAACATATCATATCCTTTGATTTTGGGAGGAGATGCTACAAACTTTTCAGCCAATTACATTCCCAGAGAGTCAAGTCTATGCTTCCCTGGCTCCTTAAATTCAAAGAGAGTTAAAGGAAAGATTGTCCTTTGTGAAAACAGTGAGGGTGGCGCCGGAGTCGAAATGGCAACTGGGGCAGGGGTCATAGCCCCAAATCGACCACAACAAAACTATGCTGAGAATTACCTCTTCCAAACAGCAAGTATCAGTAACAAGGAGATCTCAAAAGTATCACAATACATCAAATCCTCTAA TTTATGCAGTAAACCAAAGGCAAACATAATGTTTAGTGAGACCATGGAGGACAAGGATGCTCCTTATGTAGCAAGTTTCTCAAGTAGAGGCCCCAACATTTTTAATCATGACATTCTCAAG CCTGATCTTTGTGCTCCTGGGGTAAATATTCTTGGAGCATGGTCTCCTATTGCATCACCTTCCATGTTTAGTGGAACTGAAGATCTTAGGAGTGTTGAATACAATATTATCTCTGGAACTTCAGTGTCTTGTCCCCATGTTACCGGCGCCGCGGCTTATGTTAAGGCCACTCACCCAACCTGGTCCCCTGCAGCTATCAAGTCTGCACTCATGACCACAG CAAATCCTATGGACCccaaaatgcatgagtatgagaaGGAATTTGCATATGGTTCTGGCCATGTTAGACCACTTTATGCAGTGGATCCTGGCCTAGTTTTTAATGCTACTAAAGAAGATTACAGTGACTTCTTCTGCAAGGAAGGTCCTAGAAATGGTTGTAAAAGCAGCAAAGCATTGAAACCATGGGATCTAAACTACCCTTCATTGTCACTAGCAGTGAAAGATGGGAATGCGATCAAGGGCAATTTCGTCAGGGCAGTTACAAATGTTGGCATGCCAAAATCAACCTATGATGTTATCATTGATGTGCCAAATATTCTCAAAGTCAAGGTGGAACCATCAACTCTTGCATTTTCTAAAGTTGGAGAAGAAAAATTCTTCTATGTGGAAGTCACAGGGCCAAGGATATCACAGGTTCCAATAATCTCAGGTTCCATAACTTGGGTTCATTTGAATCATATAGTCAGAATTCCAATTGTAGTTTACACTATCCTTCCATGGAATTCAGAAGTTCATCATTAA
- the LOC107632460 gene encoding 4-coumarate--CoA ligase 2-like, translating into MAPSLAATYSVDPKETNFINKSYQTTHIFKSKLPDIPINNTIPLHTYSFQKLPQVYNRPCLITSDGKEYTYGDVHRASRSLALGLFNLGIRKGDIIMILLPNSPEFVFSFWAASMLGAASTLANPSYTSLEITKQLKATKAKIVITHAMHVHKLKQDQPEENTFTVITVDKPPEKCMSFSTVSRNEGELPEVDINPDDMVTLPFSSGTTGLSKGVVLTHRSLVTNVAQQVEGENPNLHLKEEDVVLCVLPLFHIYALHCVMLCSMRVGCKVLLMEKFEMRAMLEVVEKHRVSVVMAVPPLVVALSKNPAVEEYELSSIRMVMSGGASLANDIEEAFRSRLPQAILRQALGMTESGPVISMSLSFAKYPMKTKSGSCGSVIRNAEMKIIDPLTGSSLPRNMSGEICIRGPQIMKGYLNNEKATAEAIDEEGWLHTGDIGYVDDDDEH; encoded by the exons ATGGCACCATCATTAGCAGCAACTTATTCCGTTGATCCAAAAGAAACCAACTTCATCAACAAAAGTTACCAAACTACCCACATCTTCAAATCAAAATTACCAGACATACCCATCAACAATACCATTCCTCTCCACACTTATTCGTTTCAAAAGCTCCCCCAAGTCTACAACCGCCCGTGTCTCATCACGAGCGATGGCAAGGAGTACACCTATGGTGATGTCCACCGCGCTTCTAGAAGCTTGGCATTGGGCCTTTTCAACCTTGGAATCCGCAAAGGTGACATCATAATGATCCTACTCCCAAACTCGCCGGAATTCGTGTTCTCCTTTTGGGCTGCTTCTATGCTGGGCGCAGCTTCCACCCTTGCCAATCCTTCTTACACATCTCTTGAAATCACGAAGCAGCTCAAAGCCACCAAAGCCAAAATCGTCATCACACATGCCATGCACGTGCATAAGCTCAAACAAGATCAACCAGAAGAAAACACATTCACA GTGATAACTGTGGACAAGCCACCAGAGAAGTGCATGAGTTTCTCGACGGTTTCCAGAAATGAAGGAGAGCTGCCAGAGGTGGATATTAACCCTGACGACATGGTGACACTGCCATTTTCGTCCGGCACGACGGGGTTATCAAAGGGTGTGGTTCTAACACACCGGAGTCTGGTAACAAACGTGGCTCAGCAGGTGGAGGGAGAGAACCCTAACTTGCACCTGAAGGAAGAGGATGTAGTGCTTTGTGTGTTACCCTTGTTTCACATTTACGCACTACACTGTGTGATGTTATGCTCTATGAGAGTAGGGTGTAAGGTGTTGCTTATGGAGAAGTTTGAGATGAGGGCGATGTTGGAAGTTGTGGAGAAGCACAGGGTATCAGTAGTGATGGCAGTGCCGCCGTTGGTGGTGGCACTGTCAAAGAACCCGGCAGTGGAGGAGTATGAGCTTAGCTCCATCCGGATGGTGATGTCTGGAGGTGCCTCTCTTGCAAATGACATTGAGGAGGCTTTTCGTAGTAGGTTGCCTCAAGCAATCCTTCGACAG GCTTTAGGAATGACAGAATCAGGACCAGTGATATCAATGTCATTAAGTTTTGCAAAGTATCCAATGAAAACTAAATCAGGATCGTGTGGCAGTGTCATTAGAAATGCAGAAATGAAGATCATTGATCCTCTAACTGGCTCTTCTCTCCCTCGTAATATGTCGGGTGAAATTTGCATCCGAGGTCCACAAATTATGAAAG GATACCTGAATAATGAGAAGGCGACAGCAGAAGCTATTGATGAAGAGGGTTGGCTTCATACAGGTGACATTGGGTatgtggatgatgatgatgagcatTGA
- the LOC107632461 gene encoding subtilisin-like protease SBT4.3 isoform X2: protein MTKPAESLFFTLLFTISLLMHAQSSYKQIYIVYMGEKKNNNWDEFSTQSLHHSMLLEVHESIDAAKESLIYSYGRSFNGFAAMLSEEEAAIIYDMEEVVSVFPNLGLELQTTRSWDFMGFTDDASKLTPPFDGRNIIIGMFDTGIWPESESFNDEGLGPPPKKWRGKCQTEHNFTCNNKIIGARYYQSFGLEDQFKSARDESGHGSHAASIAAGREVVGANYFGLAKGTAKGGSPNARVAVYKVCWNMACYAADILAAFDDAIADGVDIISASFAGYLQSRFLFNPVAIGSFHAVKNGILTIAAAGNQGPQRGGLANHPPWILTVAASTIYRKFVTPLVLGNGDVITANSINTYNVKNISYPLILGGDATNFSANYIPRESSLCFPGSLNSKRVKGKIVLCENSEGGAGVEMATGAGVIAPNRPQQNYAENYLFQTASISNKEISKVSQYIKSSNKPKANIMFSETMEDKDAPYVASFSSRGPNIFNHDILKPDLCAPGVNILGAWSPIASPSMFSGTEDLRSVEYNIISGTSVSCPHVTGAAAYVKATHPTWSPAAIKSALMTTANPMDPKMHEYEKEFAYGSGHVRPLYAVDPGLVFNATKEDYSDFFCKEGPRNGCKSSKALKPWDLNYPSLSLAVKDGNAIKGNFVRAVTNVGMPKSTYDVIIDVPNILKVKVEPSTLAFSKVGEEKFFYVEVTGPRISQVPIISGSITWVHLNHIVRIPIVVYTILPWNSEVHH from the exons ATGACTAAGCCAGCAGAGTCACTTTTTTTCACTCTCTTGTTCACAATTTCATTGCTGATGCATGCACAGTCTTCTTACAAACAG ATATATATTGTGTATATGGgggagaagaagaataataactGGGATGAATTCTCCACACAATCATTGCATCATTCCATGCTATTAGAGGTTCATGAAAG CATTGATGCAGCAAAGGAGTCATTGATTTACAGTTATGGAAGAAGCTTTAATGGGTTTGCAGCTATGctatctgaagaagaagctgctATAATTTATG ATATGGAAGAGGTAGTGTCAGTTTTTCCAAACCTAGGATTGGAGCTTCAAACAACAAGATCATGGGATTTCATGGGATTCACTGATGATGCATCCAAGCTTACACCTCCTTTTGATGGAAGAAACATCATCATTGGAATGTTTGACACAG GAATTTGGCCTGAATCCGAAAGCTTTAATGATGAAGGACTAGGTCCACCACCTAAAAAATGGAGAGGAAAGTGCCAAACAGAACATAACTTCACCTGCAATAA TAAGATCATTGGAGCCCGGTATTATCAGAGCTTTGGTCTTGAAGACCAATTTAAATCAGCAAGAGATGAATCTGGCCATGGAAGCCATGCTGCATCAATTGCGGCCGGAAGAGAGGTTGTGGGAGCCAATTACTTTGGCCTAGCTAAGGGAACTGCAAAGGGTGGATCACCTAATGCCAGAGTTGCTGTTTACAAAGTGTGTTGGAACATGGCATGCTATGCTGCAGATATCTTAGCTGCTTTTGATGATGCAATTGCGGATGGGGTCGACATTATATCGGCCTCATTTGCAGGATACTTGCAGTCGAGGTTCTTGTTCAATCCAGTAGCAATTGGATCCTTTCATGCTGTGAAGAATGGAATATTAACCATAGCAGCTGCTGGTAATCAAGGTCCACAAAGAGGAGGTTTAGCTAATCACCCTCCTTGGATACTAACTGTTGCAGCTAGCACCATTTACAGAAAATTTGTGACACCTTTGGTTCTAGGAAATGGAGATGTAATCACA GCAAATTCTATCAATACTTACAATGTTAAGAACATATCATATCCTTTGATTTTGGGAGGAGATGCTACAAACTTTTCAGCCAATTACATTCCCAGAGAGTCAAGTCTATGCTTCCCTGGCTCCTTAAATTCAAAGAGAGTTAAAGGAAAGATTGTCCTTTGTGAAAACAGTGAGGGTGGCGCCGGAGTCGAAATGGCAACTGGGGCAGGGGTCATAGCCCCAAATCGACCACAACAAAACTATGCTGAGAATTACCTCTTCCAAACAGCAAGTATCAGTAACAAGGAGATCTCAAAAGTATCACAATACATCAAATCCTCTAA TAAACCAAAGGCAAACATAATGTTTAGTGAGACCATGGAGGACAAGGATGCTCCTTATGTAGCAAGTTTCTCAAGTAGAGGCCCCAACATTTTTAATCATGACATTCTCAAG CCTGATCTTTGTGCTCCTGGGGTAAATATTCTTGGAGCATGGTCTCCTATTGCATCACCTTCCATGTTTAGTGGAACTGAAGATCTTAGGAGTGTTGAATACAATATTATCTCTGGAACTTCAGTGTCTTGTCCCCATGTTACCGGCGCCGCGGCTTATGTTAAGGCCACTCACCCAACCTGGTCCCCTGCAGCTATCAAGTCTGCACTCATGACCACAG CAAATCCTATGGACCccaaaatgcatgagtatgagaaGGAATTTGCATATGGTTCTGGCCATGTTAGACCACTTTATGCAGTGGATCCTGGCCTAGTTTTTAATGCTACTAAAGAAGATTACAGTGACTTCTTCTGCAAGGAAGGTCCTAGAAATGGTTGTAAAAGCAGCAAAGCATTGAAACCATGGGATCTAAACTACCCTTCATTGTCACTAGCAGTGAAAGATGGGAATGCGATCAAGGGCAATTTCGTCAGGGCAGTTACAAATGTTGGCATGCCAAAATCAACCTATGATGTTATCATTGATGTGCCAAATATTCTCAAAGTCAAGGTGGAACCATCAACTCTTGCATTTTCTAAAGTTGGAGAAGAAAAATTCTTCTATGTGGAAGTCACAGGGCCAAGGATATCACAGGTTCCAATAATCTCAGGTTCCATAACTTGGGTTCATTTGAATCATATAGTCAGAATTCCAATTGTAGTTTACACTATCCTTCCATGGAATTCAGAAGTTCATCATTAA